CGTCGCCGGGGACCGAAGACCAACAGCGTGTCCCAGCGTTTCAGAGGAACCATGGCGACCTTGTCCCGCATGGGGTCGCCGGTGCGGTTGATGGCCAGGACGAAGCAGCCGAAGCGGCCGCGGAAGTCGATCTCTTTGAGGGTCTGGCCCTCGAGGTTGGAGGCTGGGGACAGCTGCACCTCGGCGAGGATGTTGTTCTCGTCGTCGAGGTCCTCATCCCGCAGCTTGAGGTCGGTGAGCAACAGCAGACCGTAGACCTGCTTGCAGCTCACGATGTCCTCCATGGCTCCGCGCAGGAGCATCACGTCGCCGGCCTGGATCACCGTGTTGCGCAGATCCTGAGAGATCTTTTGGCTGCCGCGGAGGATCTCCAGCACATTGAGCTGGAAACGCTCGCTGAGCTGCTCGGAGATCACCGTTTTGCCGATGATCTTGGAGTCTTTGGGTACCTTGATCTCGGTGAGGAAGGAGCTCATCTGGTACCGGCGGGTCAGGCTGGAGATGATGCTGCGGGAGGGCAGCACCTGCTGGGAGCGCACGATGGTGTAGATCATCCCCACCACGAAGAGGATCGAGCCAAGAGAGAGGAACTCGAAGACACCCAGCGGCGGCAGGCCGTATTCCGTCGCCATGGCGGAGACCAGCAGATTGGTGGAGGTGCCGATGAGGGTACAGGCGCCGCCGAAGATGCAGGCGTAGGAGAGCGGCAGGAGGATCTTCGACGGGCTGAATTTGTATTGCTTGGCCAGATAGATCGCCACGGGCATGAAGATGGCGACGCTGGCGGTGTTGTTGATGAAGGCCGAGAGAACACCGGCGAGCACCAACAGGGAGGTCGCTGCCACGAAGCGGGAGCGACCTGCCATCCCGGCGATGCGGTGAGCAATGCGGTTGATCAGGCCACTGCGCACCAGCCCTTCGCTGACGATGAACATCATCATCACGGTGATCACCGC
The genomic region above belongs to Acidobacteriota bacterium and contains:
- a CDS encoding SLC13 family permease translates to MGTFILIAIIVFMVVAFAWELMPIDLVALVALGLLLIFNLVTPEEATAGFSNPAVITVMMMFIVSEGLVRSGLINRIAHRIAGMAGRSRFVAATSLLVLAGVLSAFINNTASVAIFMPVAIYLAKQYKFSPSKILLPLSYACIFGGACTLIGTSTNLLVSAMATEYGLPPLGVFEFLSLGSILFVVGMIYTIVRSQQVLPSRSIISSLTRRYQMSSFLTEIKVPKDSKIIGKTVISEQLSERFQLNVLEILRGSQKISQDLRNTVIQAGDVMLLRGAMEDIVSCKQVYGLLLLTDLKLRDEDLDDENNILAEVQLSPASNLEGQTLKEIDFRGRFGCFVLAINRTGDPMRDKVAMVPLKRWDTLLVFGPRRRVEALYDVEDFVSLQERDLRLRLDPKWWIGALIVPSVVILAATGIMGIMEAAILGAVAMIVSRRLKIQEAYKSINWTVIFLVAAILPVGTAMQNTGLADRIGHAVVLAGESLGALAVLSIIYLATSLLTEIMSNNSTVVLMVPIAASVAAEMGVEPMPFLMGVAFAGSASFLTPMGYNTNAMVYAPGGYRFMDYIRLGWPLKIVFWIITVALIPVIWPF